One window of Siniperca chuatsi isolate FFG_IHB_CAS linkage group LG19, ASM2008510v1, whole genome shotgun sequence genomic DNA carries:
- the LOC122866630 gene encoding inositol monophosphatase 1-like isoform X1, with protein MSDPWQECMDHCVELTKKAGKMIREALQKDIAVMQKSSPVDLVTETDQKVEQLIISSIKEKYPTHSFIGEESVAAGAPSVLTDNPTWIIDPIDGTTNFVHRFPVVSVSIGFTVKKEIEFGIVYSCIEDKMYTARKGKGAFCNGVPIKVSGQKDISQSLVLTEMSFKKDPEHFKTMLANIKTILTIPVHGIRSPGSAAVNMCLVACGSADAYYHMGIHCWDMAGGAAVVTEAGGVIMDISGGPFDLMSRRLIIASSRAIAERIAKEITEFHVGRDDTDG; from the exons ATGAGTGATCCTTGGCAAGAGTGTATGGATCACTGTGTGGAGCTCACCAAAAAGGCTGGGAAG ATGATCCGTGAGGCGCTCCAGAAGGACATCGCCGTCATGCAGAAGAGCTCACCAGTTGACCTGGTGACCGAGACGGACCAGAAAGTGGAACAGCTCATTATATCCTCCATCAAGGAAAAGTACCCCACTCACAG CTTCATAGGTGAGGAGTCAGTGGCAGCAGGTGCTCCCAGCGTTCTAACCGACAATCCCACTTGGATCATCGACCCTATTGATGGTACCACTAACTTTGTTCACAG GTTCCCAGTTGTGTCTGTATCAATTGGCTTCACTGTGAAGAAAGAG ATAGAGTTCGGGATTGTCTACAGCTGCATCGAGGACAAGATGTATACAGCACGGAAAGGGAAAGGAGCATTCTGCAATGGTGTCCCTATCAAAGTGTCTGGACAAAAAG ATATAAGCCAGTCCCTGGTACTGACTGAAATGAGCTTCAAGAAGGATCCTGAGCATTTCAAGACTATGTTGGCCAACATAAAGACCATCCTCACCATCCCTGTACATGG TATCCGCTCCCCGGGCAGTGCAGCTGTCAACATGTGTCTGGTAGCGTGCGGATCAGCTGATGCTTACTACCACATGGGCATCCACTGCTGGGACATGGCTGGAGGGGCAGCGGTTGTGACTGAAGCTGGAGGAGTTATCATGGACATTTCAG GTGGACCATTTGATCTGATGTCTCGGAGGCTGATCATCGCCAGCAGCAGAGCAATAGCAGAACGCATTGCTAAGGAGATAACAGAGTTTCACGTTGGCAGGGACGACACAGATGGCTAG
- the LOC122866627 gene encoding ADP-ribosyl cyclase/cyclic ADP-ribose hydrolase 1-like → MTTISPERRVHDRSHHNRTPFGQKPDQAKHLTSNYGAICCHLTFCMENVRQIASFQGRNKAVLGLTVMSAPKTSASVVMISVIVWFIMLQLCPSQLRAQLGTTPNIKHIVVGRCYNYITLVNPSSRFDCEDIWRQFEEAVVRQSSCNVTVEDYHQMFYAMPQTWPCDRFLFWSKTRTLMHSYAAVVRHFWTLEDTLVGYMFNDLIWCGQEEDSGFDFSSCPEWLACRNHPVYSLWRQASQNFAEMACGNITVLLNGSIVNAFNRKSMFGSVELDGLNPRRVAYVNIKVVTNLAGPFIESCSEGSIVDLIQILQSRGFRWTCTDNEQTLMILQCIQNPKQSSCQTCANSLSHRKSLTFN, encoded by the exons ATGACAACCATTAGTCCTGAGAGAAGGGTTCACGACAGATCACACCACAACAGGACTCCATTTGGGCAGAAACCTGACCAAGCAAAGCATTTAACATCAAACTATGGAGCCATTTGTTGCCATTTAACCTTCTGCATGGAAAATG TAAGGCAGATCGCATCTTTTCAGGGGCGCAATAAGGCGGTGCTGGGTCTCACTGTCATGAGCGCCCCTAAAACATCTGCGTCCGTTGTAATGATCAGCGTGATTGTAT GGTTTATTATGCTCCAGCTCTGCCCTAGTCAACTCAGAGCACAGCTCGGAACTACCCCCAACATTAAACACATTGTGGTTGGAAGGTGTTACAATTACATCACACTAGTTAACCCCAGCTCGAG GTTTGACTGTGAGGACATCTGGAGACAGTTTGAGGAGGCGGTTGTCCGTCAGTCCTCCTGTAATGTGACGGTGGAGGATTATCATCAGATGTTTTATGCGATGCCACAAACCTGGCCTTGTGATAGg TTTCTCTTCTGGAGTAAAACCAGGACACTGATGCACAGCTATGCAGCTGTTGTACGTCACTTCTGGACCCTGGAGGACACACTGGTTGGCTACATGTTCAATGACCTCATCTGGTGTGGACAAGAGGAAGACTCTG GTTTTGATTTCAGTTCTTGTCCGGAGTGGTTGGCATGTAGAAATCACCCGGTATATTCCTTGTGGAGGCAAGCCTCACAAAAC TTTGCAGAAATGGCATGTGGGAACATCACTGTATTACTGAATGGGTCTATTGTCAACGCCTTTAATaggaaaag CATGTTTGGAAGTGTTGAACTGGACGGTCTGAACCCACGCAGGGTGGCTTATGTCAACATTAAGGTGGTGACCAATCTAGCTGGACCCTTTAT AGAATCATGTAGTGAAGGATCCATTGTAGACCTCATCCAGATCCTCCAGTCCAGAGGTTTCCGCTGGACTTGCACAGACAACGAGCA GACCCTGATGATCCTTCAGTGCATCCAGAACCCCAAACAGTCCTCCTGCCAAACATGTGCAAACAGCCTGTCACACAGAAAGAGCCTCACATTTAACTGA
- the LOC122866630 gene encoding inositol monophosphatase 1-like isoform X2: MIREALQKDIAVMQKSSPVDLVTETDQKVEQLIISSIKEKYPTHSFIGEESVAAGAPSVLTDNPTWIIDPIDGTTNFVHRFPVVSVSIGFTVKKEIEFGIVYSCIEDKMYTARKGKGAFCNGVPIKVSGQKDISQSLVLTEMSFKKDPEHFKTMLANIKTILTIPVHGIRSPGSAAVNMCLVACGSADAYYHMGIHCWDMAGGAAVVTEAGGVIMDISGGPFDLMSRRLIIASSRAIAERIAKEITEFHVGRDDTDG; this comes from the exons ATGATCCGTGAGGCGCTCCAGAAGGACATCGCCGTCATGCAGAAGAGCTCACCAGTTGACCTGGTGACCGAGACGGACCAGAAAGTGGAACAGCTCATTATATCCTCCATCAAGGAAAAGTACCCCACTCACAG CTTCATAGGTGAGGAGTCAGTGGCAGCAGGTGCTCCCAGCGTTCTAACCGACAATCCCACTTGGATCATCGACCCTATTGATGGTACCACTAACTTTGTTCACAG GTTCCCAGTTGTGTCTGTATCAATTGGCTTCACTGTGAAGAAAGAG ATAGAGTTCGGGATTGTCTACAGCTGCATCGAGGACAAGATGTATACAGCACGGAAAGGGAAAGGAGCATTCTGCAATGGTGTCCCTATCAAAGTGTCTGGACAAAAAG ATATAAGCCAGTCCCTGGTACTGACTGAAATGAGCTTCAAGAAGGATCCTGAGCATTTCAAGACTATGTTGGCCAACATAAAGACCATCCTCACCATCCCTGTACATGG TATCCGCTCCCCGGGCAGTGCAGCTGTCAACATGTGTCTGGTAGCGTGCGGATCAGCTGATGCTTACTACCACATGGGCATCCACTGCTGGGACATGGCTGGAGGGGCAGCGGTTGTGACTGAAGCTGGAGGAGTTATCATGGACATTTCAG GTGGACCATTTGATCTGATGTCTCGGAGGCTGATCATCGCCAGCAGCAGAGCAATAGCAGAACGCATTGCTAAGGAGATAACAGAGTTTCACGTTGGCAGGGACGACACAGATGGCTAG
- the LOC122866628 gene encoding ADP-ribosyl cyclase/cyclic ADP-ribose hydrolase 1-like isoform X3, with protein sequence MECAQRRRRRCLFLSVAVIIIIIVVAVVLGLTLRKETDGLKTTFIARYDCQTVWGAFEQAYVGQDRCKVPMEAYDPLIAAAPFKHACNRMMFWSKTKYVVHDFTEKKDCFTTMQDTLLGSVLHSLKWCGKEGSSETFTTGCPGWTDCENNPVRSFWLKASAAFADNACDDVTAMLNGSITTPFNSSSIFGSIEVKRFKSPSVKSLTVVLVTEKNSVTNCTNASLKDLQKELDKGIKYNCKEVTEAQIQECSSDPEKPCSSCW encoded by the exons ATGGAGTGTGCACAGCGTCGGAGGAGACGCTGCCTTTTTTTAAGTGTCGCCgttatcattataattattgtCGTGGCCGTTGTGTTGGGACTGACGCTCCGTAAGGAAACAGACGGACTTAAGACAACATTTATTGCTAG atacGACTGTCAAACTGTATGGGGTGCATTTGAACAAGCCTATGTGGGGCAGGACCGTTGTAAAGTTCCCATGGAAGCCTATGACCCCCTCATTGCAGCGGCCCCCTTCAAACATGCATGCAACAGA ATGATGTTCTGGAGCAAAACAAAGTATGTGGTCCATGACTTCACTGAGAAGAAAGATTGCTTTACCACCATGCAGGACACTCTGTTGGGATCTGTGCTGCATAGTCTGAAGTGGTGTGGAAAAGAGGGCAGCAGTG AAACATTCACTACCGGCTGCCCAGGATGGACAGACTGTGAGAACAACCCTGTTCGCTCATTCTGGCTCAAAGCCTCAGCTGCT TTTGCAGATAATGcctgtgatgatgtcacagcaaTGCTAAACGGATCCATCACCACACCGTTCAATTCTTCGAG TATTTTTGGGAGCATCGAGGTGAAGCGGTTCAAATCCCCTTCAGTAAAAAGCCTGACTGTTGTTCTGGTCACAGAGAAGAACTCTGT GACAAACTGCACAAATGCATCTTTAAAGGATTTACAGAAAGAACTGGATAAAGGAATTAAATATAACTGCAAGGAAGTGACTGA agctCAGATCCAGGAATGCAGCTCTGATCCAGAGAAACCCTGTAGTTCCTGTTGGTGA
- the LOC122866628 gene encoding ADP-ribosyl cyclase/cyclic ADP-ribose hydrolase 1-like isoform X1, producing MYEHASFQGRNKAVLGLTVMSAPKTSASVVMISVIVWFIMLQLCPSQLRAQLGTTPNIKHIVVGRCYNYITLVNPSSRYDCQTVWGAFEQAYVGQDRCKVPMEAYDPLIAAAPFKHACNRMMFWSKTKYVVHDFTEKKDCFTTMQDTLLGSVLHSLKWCGKEGSSETFTTGCPGWTDCENNPVRSFWLKASAAFADNACDDVTAMLNGSITTPFNSSSIFGSIEVKRFKSPSVKSLTVVLVTEKNSVTNCTNASLKDLQKELDKGIKYNCKEVTEAQIQECSSDPEKPCSSCW from the exons ATGTACGAACACGCATCTTTTCAGGGGCGCAATAAGGCGGTGCTGGGTCTCACTGTCATGAGCGCCCCTAAAACATCTGCATCCGTTGTAATGATCAGCGTGATTGTAT GGTTTATTATGCTCCAGCTCTGCCCTAGTCAACTCAGAGCACAGCTCGGAACTACCCCCAACATTAAACACATTGTGGTTGGAAGGTGTTACAATTACATCACACTAGTTAACCCCAGCTCGAG atacGACTGTCAAACTGTATGGGGTGCATTTGAACAAGCCTATGTGGGGCAGGACCGTTGTAAAGTTCCCATGGAAGCCTATGACCCCCTCATTGCAGCGGCCCCCTTCAAACATGCATGCAACAGA ATGATGTTCTGGAGCAAAACAAAGTATGTGGTCCATGACTTCACTGAGAAGAAAGATTGCTTTACCACCATGCAGGACACTCTGTTGGGATCTGTGCTGCATAGTCTGAAGTGGTGTGGAAAAGAGGGCAGCAGTG AAACATTCACTACCGGCTGCCCAGGATGGACAGACTGTGAGAACAACCCTGTTCGCTCATTCTGGCTCAAAGCCTCAGCTGCT TTTGCAGATAATGcctgtgatgatgtcacagcaaTGCTAAACGGATCCATCACCACACCGTTCAATTCTTCGAG TATTTTTGGGAGCATCGAGGTGAAGCGGTTCAAATCCCCTTCAGTAAAAAGCCTGACTGTTGTTCTGGTCACAGAGAAGAACTCTGT GACAAACTGCACAAATGCATCTTTAAAGGATTTACAGAAAGAACTGGATAAAGGAATTAAATATAACTGCAAGGAAGTGACTGA agctCAGATCCAGGAATGCAGCTCTGATCCAGAGAAACCCTGTAGTTCCTGTTGGTGA
- the LOC122866628 gene encoding ADP-ribosyl cyclase/cyclic ADP-ribose hydrolase 1-like isoform X2 — protein MECAQRRRRRCLFLSVAVIIIIIVVAVVLGLTLRKETDGLKTTFIARCEAFKGKRYDCQTVWGAFEQAYVGQDRCKVPMEAYDPLIAAAPFKHACNRMMFWSKTKYVVHDFTEKKDCFTTMQDTLLGSVLHSLKWCGKEGSSETFTTGCPGWTDCENNPVRSFWLKASAAFADNACDDVTAMLNGSITTPFNSSSIFGSIEVKRFKSPSVKSLTVVLVTEKNSVTNCTNASLKDLQKELDKGIKYNCKEVTEAQIQECSSDPEKPCSSCW, from the exons ATGGAGTGTGCACAGCGTCGGAGGAGACGCTGCCTTTTTTTAAGTGTCGCCgttatcattataattattgtCGTGGCCGTTGTGTTGGGACTGACGCTCCGTAAGGAAACAGACGGACTTAAGACAACATTTATTGCTAGGTGTGAGGCGTTCAAAGGgaaaag atacGACTGTCAAACTGTATGGGGTGCATTTGAACAAGCCTATGTGGGGCAGGACCGTTGTAAAGTTCCCATGGAAGCCTATGACCCCCTCATTGCAGCGGCCCCCTTCAAACATGCATGCAACAGA ATGATGTTCTGGAGCAAAACAAAGTATGTGGTCCATGACTTCACTGAGAAGAAAGATTGCTTTACCACCATGCAGGACACTCTGTTGGGATCTGTGCTGCATAGTCTGAAGTGGTGTGGAAAAGAGGGCAGCAGTG AAACATTCACTACCGGCTGCCCAGGATGGACAGACTGTGAGAACAACCCTGTTCGCTCATTCTGGCTCAAAGCCTCAGCTGCT TTTGCAGATAATGcctgtgatgatgtcacagcaaTGCTAAACGGATCCATCACCACACCGTTCAATTCTTCGAG TATTTTTGGGAGCATCGAGGTGAAGCGGTTCAAATCCCCTTCAGTAAAAAGCCTGACTGTTGTTCTGGTCACAGAGAAGAACTCTGT GACAAACTGCACAAATGCATCTTTAAAGGATTTACAGAAAGAACTGGATAAAGGAATTAAATATAACTGCAAGGAAGTGACTGA agctCAGATCCAGGAATGCAGCTCTGATCCAGAGAAACCCTGTAGTTCCTGTTGGTGA